One window from the genome of Candidatus Didemnitutus sp. encodes:
- the ilvD gene encoding dihydroxy-acid dehydratase, whose protein sequence is MSEDLRKNSRAITEGVSRAPARAMLKAVGFTDEDLKKPLIGIANTWTEIGPCNYHLRELAEAVKAGVRAAGGTPMEFNTVSISDGITMGTEGMKTSLISREVIADSIELVARGNYLDGLVCLSGCDKTNPGVMMALARVNIPGLALYGGSINHGDHHGKALTVQDVFEAVGAFNAGKIDEKEFKCVENAACPTAGSCGGQFTANTMATVMEAIGISPAGLNGIPAVDPKKIEAARRCGEIAVDLVRRDLRPSQIFIRPAFENAIRAVAASGGSTNAVLHLIALAHEVGVALTLEDFDRLSDQTPTIATLKPGGLYTAPEMHAAGGITLLLRRLLEGNMLTGGCPTVTGRSLAEEVKNAPETPGQQVIRSVEKPFKPHGGLVILRGNLAEEGCVLKVAGSSVQKHRGPARVFNCEEDAMAAATAQKIKAGDVVVIRYEGPKGGPGMREMLGVTAALAGAGLADSVALLTDGRFSGATRGMSIGHVAPEAFVGGAIAFVREGDIIEIDVAARKLHVEVAAVDFTYRRQGWTPPVPRYQRGVMAKYANTVSSAAQGAVTS, encoded by the coding sequence ATGAGCGAAGACCTGCGCAAGAACTCCCGGGCGATCACCGAGGGCGTCAGCCGGGCGCCCGCGCGCGCCATGCTGAAGGCGGTCGGCTTCACCGACGAGGACCTCAAGAAGCCGCTAATCGGCATCGCGAACACCTGGACCGAAATTGGTCCATGCAACTACCACCTGCGGGAACTCGCTGAGGCCGTGAAGGCCGGCGTCCGCGCCGCGGGCGGCACGCCGATGGAGTTCAACACCGTCTCCATCTCCGACGGCATCACGATGGGCACCGAGGGCATGAAGACCTCGCTCATCTCGCGCGAAGTCATTGCCGATTCCATCGAACTCGTCGCGCGCGGCAATTACCTCGACGGCCTCGTCTGCCTTTCCGGCTGCGACAAGACCAACCCCGGCGTCATGATGGCGCTCGCCCGCGTCAACATCCCCGGCCTGGCGCTCTACGGCGGCTCGATCAACCACGGCGACCACCACGGCAAGGCGCTCACAGTGCAGGACGTGTTCGAGGCCGTCGGCGCGTTCAACGCCGGTAAGATCGACGAAAAGGAATTCAAATGCGTCGAGAACGCCGCGTGCCCGACCGCCGGCTCATGCGGCGGACAATTCACGGCGAACACGATGGCGACGGTCATGGAGGCCATCGGCATCTCGCCCGCGGGCCTGAACGGCATCCCCGCCGTCGATCCGAAGAAAATCGAAGCCGCGCGCCGCTGCGGCGAGATCGCCGTCGATCTCGTGCGCCGCGACCTGCGTCCGTCGCAGATATTCATCCGCCCCGCGTTCGAGAACGCCATCCGCGCGGTCGCCGCTTCGGGTGGTTCGACCAACGCCGTGCTGCACCTCATCGCGCTCGCGCACGAAGTCGGCGTGGCGCTCACGCTCGAAGATTTCGACCGCTTGAGCGACCAGACGCCGACGATCGCCACGCTCAAACCGGGCGGCCTCTACACCGCACCCGAGATGCACGCCGCCGGCGGCATCACGCTCCTGCTCCGCCGTCTCCTCGAGGGCAACATGCTCACCGGCGGTTGTCCGACCGTCACCGGCCGTTCGCTCGCCGAGGAGGTTAAGAACGCGCCGGAGACGCCTGGCCAGCAGGTCATCCGTTCGGTCGAGAAGCCCTTCAAGCCGCATGGCGGCCTCGTCATCCTTCGCGGCAATCTCGCCGAGGAAGGCTGCGTGCTCAAGGTCGCCGGCAGCAGCGTGCAAAAGCACCGTGGTCCGGCGCGCGTGTTCAACTGCGAGGAGGACGCCATGGCCGCGGCCACGGCGCAGAAGATCAAGGCGGGCGACGTCGTCGTCATCCGCTACGAAGGTCCCAAGGGTGGCCCCGGCATGCGCGAGATGCTCGGCGTCACCGCGGCACTCGCGGGCGCCGGCCTCGCCGACTCGGTGGCGTTGCTCACCGACGGGCGCTTCTCCGGCGCCACGCGCGGCATGTCCATCGGCCACGTCGCCCCCGAGGCGTTCGTGGGTGGCGCGATCGCATTCGTGCGCGAAGGCGACATCATCGAGATCGACGTCGCTGCGCGCAAATTGCACGTCGAGGTCGCGGCCGTCGACTTCACCTACCGCCGCCAAGGCTGGACGCCGCCCGTGCCGCGTTATCAGCGCGGCGTGATGGCGAAATACGCCAACACCGTCTCCTCCGCCGCGCAGGGCGCGGTGACTTCCTGA
- a CDS encoding putative sulfate exporter family transporter, with translation MVSRLELPGECWQPWEMPEASPTWKTPALWFAAVACALPWVTPPVALFAGLVFAIFVGNTDAKRAAKVQKYLLQASVVGLGFGIQFSAVVRAGSTGVVTTALTLAATIGLGVLLARLFAVERTTGQLISTGTAICGGSAIAAMGPVLGAEAGVMSVALGCVFVLNAVALFLFPAIGHVVGLTPEQFGYWSAIAIHDTSSVVGAAAKYSAASLAIAVPVKLARALWILPMVAVAAWMEKQRGAKAVIPWFVLLFIAASALASAFPAGVQVYQFWVSAAKAGLAVTLFLIGASLSRENLRSVGWRPFAMGITLWLAVSVVSLFVIRRVV, from the coding sequence ATGGTTTCCCGGCTGGAGTTGCCGGGCGAATGCTGGCAACCGTGGGAGATGCCCGAGGCTTCGCCAACTTGGAAAACACCAGCGTTGTGGTTCGCCGCGGTCGCGTGCGCCCTGCCGTGGGTAACACCGCCCGTGGCTCTGTTCGCGGGACTGGTCTTTGCGATTTTTGTGGGCAACACCGATGCGAAACGCGCGGCGAAGGTGCAGAAATACCTGTTGCAGGCGTCGGTCGTGGGTCTGGGCTTCGGCATCCAGTTCAGCGCGGTGGTGAGGGCGGGTTCGACGGGTGTCGTCACGACGGCGCTCACGCTCGCGGCGACGATCGGTCTAGGGGTGTTGCTCGCCCGGCTGTTCGCGGTGGAGCGCACCACGGGGCAACTCATCTCGACTGGCACAGCGATTTGCGGCGGCAGCGCGATCGCGGCGATGGGGCCGGTGCTGGGCGCGGAGGCCGGAGTGATGTCGGTCGCGCTCGGGTGCGTGTTCGTGCTGAACGCCGTGGCGCTTTTCCTGTTTCCCGCGATCGGCCACGTCGTCGGCCTGACGCCGGAGCAATTCGGTTACTGGTCGGCCATCGCGATTCACGACACGAGCTCGGTCGTAGGCGCGGCGGCGAAATACTCCGCGGCATCGCTCGCCATCGCGGTGCCGGTGAAGTTGGCGCGGGCGCTGTGGATTCTGCCGATGGTCGCCGTCGCGGCCTGGATGGAAAAGCAGCGCGGCGCGAAGGCGGTGATCCCGTGGTTCGTGCTGTTGTTCATCGCCGCCTCGGCGCTCGCCTCGGCGTTCCCGGCGGGGGTGCAAGTGTATCAATTCTGGGTCAGCGCGGCCAAGGCGGGGCTCGCGGTGACGCTGTTTCTCATTGGGGCGAGCCTCTCCCGGGAAAACCTCCGCTCCGTCGGCTGGCGGCCATTTGCCATGGGAATCACTCTGTGGCTGGCAGTTAGCGTCGTGTCGCTATTCGTGATCCGTCGCGTGGTCTGA
- the queA gene encoding tRNA preQ1(34) S-adenosylmethionine ribosyltransferase-isomerase QueA: MKTDLFDYPLPAHLIAQTPAAQRDASRLLVVHRAEHRIEHRHFHEIGDYLRAGDTLFRNNAAVIPARLHARRPTGGVVECLLLRPAVNAHDEWWCLLRPGRKLPPGETFGLPGQFAATVREKNAEGLFRVAFAGDDGADILTIANRIGEMPLPPYIAERADDSAKAFDRERYQTVYADRAHQVAAAAPTAGLHFTPALLDQLARAGVRSADVTLHVGLGTFRPITAENVENHVIHRELYEVPAATQTALFAATAAGHAAARRIAVGTTSLRTLEDFRRRHAAPLGRDFLGEADIYIHPPATFAATDALITNFHQPRSTLLCLVAAFLAPGRTDGIAWFREIYAEAAAHDYRFLSYGDAMLIL; this comes from the coding sequence GTGAAAACCGACCTCTTCGACTACCCGCTCCCCGCGCACCTCATCGCGCAGACGCCCGCCGCGCAGCGCGACGCCTCGCGCCTGCTCGTTGTCCACCGTGCGGAGCACCGGATCGAGCACCGCCATTTTCACGAGATCGGCGACTACCTGCGCGCCGGCGACACGCTTTTCCGCAACAATGCCGCCGTCATCCCCGCGCGCCTGCACGCCCGCCGCCCGACCGGCGGTGTCGTCGAGTGCCTGCTGCTGCGCCCGGCCGTCAACGCGCACGACGAATGGTGGTGCCTGCTTCGCCCCGGCCGTAAACTGCCACCGGGCGAGACCTTCGGCTTGCCCGGGCAGTTCGCCGCCACCGTGCGCGAGAAAAACGCCGAGGGCCTGTTCCGGGTCGCCTTCGCCGGCGACGACGGCGCCGACATTCTCACCATCGCCAATCGCATCGGCGAGATGCCGCTCCCGCCTTACATCGCGGAGCGCGCGGATGATTCGGCGAAGGCTTTCGACCGCGAGCGCTACCAAACCGTCTACGCCGACCGTGCGCACCAAGTCGCCGCCGCCGCCCCGACCGCCGGCCTGCATTTCACGCCAGCGTTGCTCGATCAACTCGCCCGCGCCGGCGTCCGGTCCGCGGACGTCACGCTGCATGTCGGGCTCGGCACGTTCCGCCCGATCACAGCGGAAAATGTCGAGAACCACGTCATCCATCGCGAGCTCTACGAAGTCCCCGCCGCGACCCAGACCGCACTCTTCGCCGCCACCGCCGCCGGCCACGCCGCCGCACGCCGCATCGCCGTGGGCACGACTTCGCTGCGCACGCTCGAGGACTTCCGCCGCCGCCACGCCGCGCCGCTCGGCCGCGACTTCCTCGGCGAAGCCGACATCTACATCCACCCACCGGCGACCTTTGCCGCGACGGACGCGCTGATCACGAACTTCCACCAACCCCGCTCCACCCTGCTCTGCCTCGTCGCCGCTTTCCTCGCCCCCGGCCGCACGGACGGCATCGCGTGGTTCCGCGAGATCTACGCCGAAGCCGCCGCGCACGATTACCGCTTCCTCAGCTACGGCGACGCGATGCTGATCCTCTGA
- a CDS encoding YceI family protein — protein MKRLLTLVATLALVVAVRADAVTYKIDPVHSSVGFSLRHLVSKFSASFTKVEGAVTFDAAAPEASSVEATVSIGSVSTANEKREGHLKSPDFFDEAKFPTATFKSTAWKKTGENTFDVAGDLTIKGVTKPVTLQVTLLGTGPGMGGATVSGWEATTKINRNDFGVSYGPKILGDEVTLNIAIEAGHKPAAAAKS, from the coding sequence ATGAAACGCCTCCTTACCCTTGTTGCCACGCTCGCTCTCGTCGTCGCCGTCCGCGCCGACGCCGTCACCTACAAGATCGACCCGGTCCACTCCTCGGTCGGCTTCAGCCTCCGCCACCTCGTCTCGAAGTTCTCCGCCAGCTTCACCAAGGTCGAGGGTGCCGTCACCTTCGACGCCGCCGCGCCCGAAGCGAGCAGCGTCGAGGCCACGGTCAGCATCGGCTCTGTCAGCACCGCCAACGAGAAACGCGAAGGCCACCTGAAGAGCCCCGACTTCTTCGATGAGGCCAAGTTCCCCACCGCCACCTTCAAGTCCACCGCGTGGAAGAAGACCGGCGAAAACACCTTCGACGTCGCCGGCGATCTCACGATCAAGGGCGTCACCAAGCCCGTCACCCTGCAGGTCACGCTCCTCGGCACCGGCCCCGGCATGGGCGGCGCGACCGTCTCCGGCTGGGAAGCCACCACGAAGATCAATCGCAACGACTTCGGCGTCTCCTACGGTCCGAAGATCCTCGGCGACGAAGTCACGCTCAACATCGCGATCGAGGCCGGCCACAAACCCGCCGCCGCCGCGAAGAGCTGA
- a CDS encoding acetyl-CoA carboxylase carboxyltransferase subunit alpha yields MDRPAYLLEFEKPLRELEKQLDALHQQSLENNIDMSAELAAIEQKIDVTRREIYSSLTPWQRVQVARHPKRPYALDYVAALCTDFQELHGDRQFRDDQALIGGTAFFEGRAVMIIAQQKGRDAKENIIRNFGMPQPEGYRKALRLMKLAEKFGLPVLTFVDTMGAYPGVESEARHVSEAIAVNLREMALLKVPSIAVVVGEGGSGGALGIAVTDRVLIFENAYYSVISPEGCAAILWKDRVHAPKAAEALKLNAANLKELGVVDEVIPEPLGGAHNDPAAAAAALKDAFKRHLDELLEKSEDELLDGRYERYRELGQYREVATK; encoded by the coding sequence ATGGATCGTCCCGCCTACCTGCTCGAGTTCGAGAAGCCGCTCCGCGAACTGGAAAAACAGCTCGACGCGCTGCACCAGCAATCGCTGGAGAACAACATCGACATGTCCGCCGAGCTGGCGGCCATCGAGCAGAAGATCGACGTCACCCGCCGCGAAATCTACTCCAGCCTCACGCCGTGGCAGCGCGTCCAAGTCGCCCGCCACCCGAAGCGCCCCTACGCGCTCGATTACGTCGCGGCGCTGTGCACGGATTTCCAGGAGCTGCACGGCGACCGGCAATTCAGGGACGACCAGGCGCTCATCGGTGGCACCGCCTTCTTCGAAGGCCGCGCCGTCATGATCATCGCCCAGCAGAAGGGCCGCGACGCCAAAGAGAACATCATTCGCAATTTCGGCATGCCCCAGCCTGAAGGCTACCGCAAGGCCCTCCGTCTGATGAAACTCGCGGAAAAATTCGGCCTGCCTGTCCTCACCTTCGTCGACACGATGGGTGCCTATCCTGGCGTCGAGTCCGAGGCCCGCCACGTCTCCGAAGCCATTGCCGTCAATCTCCGCGAAATGGCCCTGCTCAAGGTGCCGTCCATCGCGGTCGTCGTGGGCGAAGGCGGCTCCGGCGGCGCGCTCGGCATCGCTGTCACCGACCGCGTGCTCATTTTCGAAAACGCCTACTACTCGGTCATCTCGCCCGAAGGCTGCGCCGCCATCCTCTGGAAGGACCGCGTGCACGCCCCGAAGGCCGCCGAGGCGCTGAAGCTCAACGCCGCCAACCTCAAGGAGCTCGGCGTCGTCGACGAAGTCATCCCCGAGCCGCTCGGCGGTGCGCATAACGACCCGGCCGCCGCCGCCGCCGCGCTCAAGGACGCCTTCAAACGCCACCTCGACGAGCTGCTCGAAAAATCCGAGGACGAACTCCTCGACGGCCGCTACGAGCGCTACCGCGAACTCGGCCAATACCGCGAAGTCGCGACGAAGTGA
- a CDS encoding DMT family transporter → MSSGAQAARTASQRALAGASWMVLAGIAFALLNVATQWLTMRLSLASTAVAFWQYAFALALSLPLLRKLGLGAMRTSRPIYHLVRVALAALGVQAWVAGLAHVPIWQAIALVMTSPFFIIVGARLFLHEKVGAMRWLATSLGFAGVMIILQPWSDAFTTYSLLPIAAALLWGVASLMMKRLTHQERPETITVWLLLLLTPLNGLLALGTGGGLALPTGTAFALLLVAGVLTAAGQHFLTLAYSVADAAYVQPFDDLKLPLNVLAGWIFFGYAPSGYLWLGAALILSASLLMLTHELRQTKVAAK, encoded by the coding sequence GTGAGCAGCGGGGCTCAAGCCGCGCGCACCGCCTCCCAGCGCGCCCTCGCCGGCGCGAGCTGGATGGTCCTCGCGGGCATCGCTTTTGCGCTCCTCAACGTGGCCACCCAATGGCTCACGATGCGCCTCTCGCTCGCGTCGACTGCCGTGGCGTTCTGGCAATACGCCTTCGCGCTCGCACTCTCGCTGCCGTTGTTGCGCAAACTCGGCCTCGGCGCGATGCGCACGTCGCGACCGATCTACCACCTCGTGCGCGTCGCGCTCGCCGCGCTCGGGGTGCAAGCCTGGGTCGCTGGTCTGGCCCACGTCCCAATCTGGCAGGCCATCGCCTTGGTCATGACGTCGCCCTTCTTCATCATCGTGGGCGCGCGGCTCTTTCTGCACGAGAAAGTCGGCGCGATGCGCTGGCTCGCCACGAGCCTGGGCTTCGCCGGCGTGATGATCATCCTGCAACCGTGGTCCGACGCATTCACGACCTACAGCCTGCTGCCCATCGCCGCCGCCCTGCTCTGGGGCGTGGCCTCGCTGATGATGAAGCGCCTTACCCATCAGGAGCGCCCGGAAACCATCACGGTTTGGCTGCTGCTGCTGTTGACCCCGCTCAACGGCCTGCTCGCACTCGGCACCGGCGGCGGACTCGCCTTGCCGACTGGCACGGCGTTCGCGCTTCTCCTCGTCGCGGGCGTGTTGACGGCCGCCGGCCAACATTTCCTGACGCTCGCCTACTCGGTCGCCGACGCGGCTTACGTGCAACCCTTCGACGACCTGAAGCTGCCGCTGAACGTGTTGGCGGGATGGATTTTCTTCGGCTACGCCCCGAGCGGCTACCTCTGGCTCGGTGCCGCGCTGATTCTCAGCGCCTCGCTCCTCATGCTCACGCACGAGCTGCGACAGACCAAAGTCGCCGCGAAGTAA
- the leuD gene encoding 3-isopropylmalate dehydratase small subunit: MALAKISSVTGRAVSVPGNDIDTDRIIPARFMKCVTFDGLGEFLFHDVRHNPDGSKAAHPLNEPRYQGATILLSGANFGCGSSREHAPQAIQKYGFKAVIAENFAEIFFGNSTTLGMPCVSAKREDIAQIAAFVQANPSAEITIDLAKLEVRFGGASVPITQRDSARDALVNGRWDAIGELLDGIPAVKETAKKLPYLAA; encoded by the coding sequence ATGGCTCTCGCCAAAATCTCCTCCGTCACCGGCCGCGCGGTTTCCGTGCCCGGCAACGACATCGACACCGACCGCATCATCCCGGCGCGCTTCATGAAGTGCGTCACGTTCGACGGTCTCGGCGAATTCCTCTTCCACGACGTCCGTCACAACCCGGACGGCTCCAAGGCCGCGCACCCGCTCAACGAGCCGCGCTACCAAGGCGCGACGATTCTCCTCTCCGGCGCGAACTTCGGCTGCGGCTCCTCCCGCGAGCACGCGCCGCAGGCGATCCAGAAATACGGGTTCAAGGCCGTGATCGCGGAAAACTTCGCCGAGATTTTCTTCGGCAACAGCACGACGCTCGGCATGCCCTGCGTCAGCGCGAAGCGCGAAGACATCGCGCAGATCGCCGCCTTCGTGCAGGCGAATCCGTCGGCCGAGATCACGATCGATCTCGCGAAGCTCGAAGTGCGCTTCGGCGGCGCGAGCGTGCCGATCACGCAGCGCGACAGCGCGCGCGACGCGCTCGTGAACGGTCGCTGGGACGCCATCGGCGAGCTCCTCGACGGCATCCCGGCCGTGAAGGAGACCGCGAAGAAGCTCCCGTATCTCGCTGCGTGA
- the leuC gene encoding 3-isopropylmalate dehydratase large subunit, protein MSAPKSLFEKVWDAHAVRKLANGQTQLLIGTHLIHEVTSPQAFGMLRDLGLPVLMPHRTFATVDHIVPTDQLVEPYADPLAQAMMDELRKNCAQFGITFFDRASGKQGVVHIVGPEQGITQPGTTIACGDSHTSTHGAFGAIAFGIGTSQVRDVLATQTMALGQLKVRRIEVNGKLRAGVYAKDVILHIIRALGVNGGTGFAYEYAGSVFDGFSMEERMTVCNMSIEGGARVGYVNPDETTFAYLKGRPYSPTGAAWDAAVANWKSFASDAGCRYDDVVKIDAADIAPTVTWGINPGQGISISENIPSPDTATSADDKAGIIEALAYMKLPAGAPIKGTKIDVAFLGSCTNGRLSDFREVAKYVKGKRVAPGVKAIAVPGSQIVALQCEKEGIDKVLAEAGFEWRGAGCSMCLAMNPDKLVGDQLCASSSNRNFKGRQGSVTGRTILMSPVMVAAAAVTGTVADAREVFAVN, encoded by the coding sequence ATGTCCGCCCCGAAATCGCTCTTCGAAAAAGTCTGGGACGCCCACGCCGTCCGAAAACTGGCCAACGGCCAGACGCAGCTGCTCATCGGCACGCACCTCATCCACGAAGTCACCTCGCCGCAGGCCTTCGGCATGTTGCGCGACCTCGGGCTTCCGGTGCTGATGCCGCACCGCACGTTCGCCACGGTGGACCATATCGTGCCGACCGACCAGCTCGTCGAGCCCTACGCCGATCCGCTCGCGCAGGCGATGATGGATGAACTGCGGAAAAACTGCGCGCAGTTCGGCATCACGTTCTTCGACCGCGCCAGCGGCAAGCAGGGCGTCGTGCACATCGTCGGTCCCGAGCAGGGCATCACGCAGCCCGGCACCACGATCGCGTGCGGCGATTCGCACACGAGCACGCACGGCGCGTTCGGCGCGATCGCGTTCGGCATCGGCACCTCGCAGGTGCGCGACGTGCTCGCCACGCAGACGATGGCGCTCGGCCAGTTGAAAGTTCGCCGCATCGAGGTGAACGGCAAACTCCGCGCCGGCGTCTACGCGAAGGACGTCATTCTCCACATCATTCGCGCGCTCGGCGTGAATGGCGGCACGGGCTTCGCCTACGAGTATGCCGGCAGCGTGTTCGACGGCTTCTCGATGGAAGAGCGCATGACCGTGTGCAACATGTCCATCGAAGGCGGCGCGCGCGTCGGCTACGTGAATCCCGACGAAACCACCTTCGCCTACTTGAAGGGCCGTCCTTATTCGCCGACGGGCGCCGCTTGGGACGCCGCGGTGGCGAACTGGAAGTCTTTCGCGAGCGACGCCGGCTGTCGTTACGACGACGTCGTGAAGATCGACGCTGCCGACATCGCGCCGACCGTCACCTGGGGCATCAATCCCGGCCAAGGTATCTCGATTTCCGAAAACATCCCGAGCCCGGACACCGCCACCTCGGCCGACGACAAGGCCGGCATCATCGAGGCGCTCGCCTACATGAAGCTCCCCGCCGGCGCGCCCATCAAGGGCACGAAGATCGACGTCGCGTTCCTCGGTTCGTGCACCAACGGCCGCCTTTCGGACTTCCGCGAGGTCGCCAAATACGTCAAAGGCAAGCGCGTCGCCCCCGGCGTGAAGGCCATCGCCGTGCCCGGCTCGCAGATCGTCGCGCTCCAGTGCGAAAAGGAAGGCATTGATAAGGTCCTCGCCGAAGCCGGATTCGAGTGGCGCGGCGCCGGTTGCTCGATGTGTCTCGCGATGAATCCCGACAAACTCGTCGGCGATCAGCTCTGCGCCAGCTCGTCGAACCGCAACTTCAAGGGCCGCCAAGGCTCCGTCACCGGCCGCACGATCCTCATGAGCCCCGTGATGGTCGCCGCCGCCGCCGTCACCGGCACCGTCGCGGACGCGAGGGAGGTTTTCGCGGTCAACTGA
- a CDS encoding LysR family transcriptional regulator — protein sequence MPREYQYPFELRHLVYFREVARQLHYRKAAESLAIAQPALSRTISQLELSLGVDLLNRTQRRVELTAAGKALLERIEPLLRALAAVPGDIQALAGGQAGHVRVAFTGLAMATVLPGILREFNRRYPGVRVELNESPTSAQLESLKAGEIACGFFHPDEQTPAGLRTKVLLREKNGVLLPGDHPLARAKALRLRDLAGTPFVMFPRAHNPGFYDRVLAAFQQANVTPRIADEVWPRANAIGLVRAGLGATFMCPSEARQLPGEVSFRPLSGPAPESRLVLGWRKDAPPEPALNAFLLVAGAEVSRPGRMPPGAPE from the coding sequence ATGCCTCGCGAGTATCAATATCCCTTCGAGCTGCGCCACCTCGTCTACTTCCGCGAGGTCGCGCGCCAGCTCCACTACCGCAAGGCCGCCGAGTCGCTCGCCATCGCGCAGCCGGCGCTCTCGCGCACGATTTCACAGCTCGAACTCTCGCTCGGGGTCGATCTCCTCAACCGCACGCAGCGCCGCGTCGAGCTGACGGCGGCCGGCAAGGCCCTGCTTGAGCGCATCGAGCCGCTGCTGCGCGCGCTCGCGGCCGTGCCGGGAGACATCCAGGCGCTCGCGGGCGGCCAGGCCGGCCATGTGCGCGTGGCATTCACGGGCCTGGCCATGGCGACCGTGTTGCCAGGCATCTTGCGCGAGTTTAATCGCCGCTATCCCGGCGTGCGCGTGGAGCTGAACGAATCTCCAACATCCGCGCAGCTCGAGTCATTGAAAGCCGGCGAGATCGCGTGCGGTTTCTTCCACCCCGACGAGCAGACGCCCGCCGGACTGCGCACGAAGGTGCTGCTGCGGGAGAAGAACGGCGTGCTCCTTCCCGGCGACCATCCGCTCGCACGCGCGAAGGCACTCCGGCTGCGAGACCTCGCCGGCACGCCGTTCGTGATGTTCCCGCGCGCGCACAATCCCGGCTTCTACGACCGCGTGCTGGCGGCGTTCCAGCAGGCGAACGTGACGCCGCGCATCGCCGACGAGGTCTGGCCGCGCGCCAACGCCATCGGCCTCGTGCGCGCCGGACTCGGCGCCACCTTCATGTGCCCCTCGGAGGCGCGCCAACTGCCGGGCGAGGTCAGCTTCCGCCCGCTCAGCGGCCCGGCGCCGGAAAGCCGCCTCGTGCTCGGCTGGCGCAAGGACGCCCCGCCTGAGCCGGCACTGAACGCCTTTCTGCTCGTCGCCGGAGCCGAGGTGTCACGGCCGGGGCGAATGCCACCAGGCGCGCCGGAGTGA